A window of the Acidimicrobiales bacterium genome harbors these coding sequences:
- a CDS encoding OB-fold domain-containing protein, whose product MRGLIGYGTYLPHHRLQRSAITAALGSGGGRGTRTVAGFDEDATSMSVEAARALMRTVDVTPDTLTFVSTTPPYLDKTNANVIHAALRLPSASMAGDAGGSPRSLSLALRSALEGRRPALVVSSDVRTGRPSSADEANGGDAAVALMIGSDDDGPVIAEWLGGASSTAEFLERWRLPGWDHSRVWEDRFGEHVYLPLVTEAADAAFKECQLEPDDINLVVVAGLHARAARGAAKAAGVGASAMVDDLSATVGNTGTPQPMLLLASALDTATPGTTVMVINLADGCDVNFFRATDAIANYTPSLTVALQIESGDDSLDYAKFLTWRGFLDREPPRRPDPVGPAAPPSFRSENWKYAFVGSKDRTSGAIHLPPQRVSVKGGAVDDMELVPMADVLGTVATFTIDRLAYSLSPPTIAVVVDFDGGGRFNCALADASEVKIGDRVQMTFRRMTTADDIHNYFWKAKPVQG is encoded by the coding sequence GTGCGAGGACTCATCGGCTACGGGACCTACCTCCCTCACCATCGGCTGCAGCGCAGCGCCATCACGGCGGCGCTCGGGAGTGGCGGCGGTCGCGGCACCCGCACGGTCGCCGGCTTCGACGAAGACGCAACCTCGATGTCGGTCGAGGCGGCCCGCGCCCTGATGCGCACGGTCGACGTCACCCCCGACACCCTCACCTTCGTCTCCACCACGCCGCCCTACCTCGACAAGACCAACGCCAACGTGATCCACGCGGCGTTGCGCCTGCCGTCGGCCTCGATGGCTGGCGACGCCGGGGGATCCCCCCGGTCACTGTCGCTCGCCCTGCGGTCAGCGCTCGAAGGCCGCCGCCCGGCGCTCGTCGTGTCGTCCGACGTCCGCACCGGTCGTCCCTCTTCGGCCGATGAGGCCAATGGAGGAGACGCCGCCGTCGCCCTCATGATCGGCAGCGACGACGACGGTCCCGTGATCGCCGAGTGGCTCGGCGGTGCCTCGTCGACCGCCGAGTTCCTCGAGCGCTGGCGCCTGCCGGGCTGGGACCACTCACGAGTGTGGGAGGACCGCTTCGGCGAGCATGTCTACCTGCCGCTCGTCACCGAGGCTGCCGACGCCGCCTTCAAGGAGTGCCAGCTCGAACCCGACGACATCAACCTCGTCGTGGTCGCCGGGCTCCATGCCCGGGCCGCCCGTGGTGCGGCCAAGGCCGCCGGCGTCGGTGCGTCCGCCATGGTCGATGACCTGTCGGCCACCGTCGGCAACACCGGAACACCCCAGCCCATGCTGCTGCTCGCTTCTGCGCTCGACACCGCAACACCGGGCACCACCGTAATGGTGATCAACCTGGCCGACGGCTGCGACGTCAACTTCTTCCGCGCCACCGACGCCATCGCGAACTACACGCCCAGCCTCACCGTCGCCCTGCAGATCGAGTCGGGCGACGACTCACTCGACTACGCCAAGTTCCTCACGTGGCGAGGCTTCCTCGATCGCGAACCACCACGCCGACCCGATCCCGTCGGACCAGCGGCGCCACCTTCGTTCCGTTCGGAGAACTGGAAGTACGCCTTTGTCGGGTCGAAGGATCGCACCTCCGGCGCCATCCACCTTCCGCCCCAGCGGGTGTCGGTCAAGGGTGGAGCGGTCGACGACATGGAACTCGTCCCGATGGCCGACGTGCTCGGCACCGTCGCCACCTTCACCATCGACCGCCTGGCCTACTCGCTGTCGCCGCCCACCATCGCCGTGGTCGTCGACTTCGATGGAGGCGGTCGCTTCAACTGCGCACTCGCCGATGCCTCCGAGGTCAAGATCGGCGACCGGGTGCAGATGACCTTCCGTCGGATGACCACCGCCGACGACATCCACAACTACTTCTGGAAGGCCAAGCCCGTCCAGGGCTAG
- a CDS encoding TauD/TfdA family dioxygenase, which yields MAMTDTTTTPASTRSPRPGAVASPRTAYDTFAVTTLTPHLGAEIIGVDLSVPLDPTTLADVEQALADWGVLVFRDQVIDREQHKAVGRHFGKLHVHPMNFARNQDPELLIVKTTADSPYTAGDGWHADVTCDANPPFVSALYITETPECGGGDTLYADMALAYELLSPTMRNFLEGLTAIHDGAIPYVGSYKSTPPEGGYPRNEHPVIARHPVTGQKLLYVNSAFTSHIVGMHRWESKALLESLYDFIATTPRLHARVEWRPNTLTLWDNRRTQHHAVWDYYPHSRYGERVSVLCDEPPTAAATNEGMTLDAR from the coding sequence ATGGCCATGACCGACACCACCACCACGCCGGCCTCGACCCGCTCGCCTCGCCCGGGCGCCGTCGCCTCACCCAGGACTGCCTACGACACCTTTGCCGTCACGACACTCACGCCCCACCTCGGAGCGGAGATCATCGGCGTCGATCTGTCGGTACCGCTCGATCCCACAACGCTTGCCGACGTCGAGCAGGCGCTTGCCGACTGGGGCGTGTTGGTGTTCCGAGACCAGGTCATCGATCGCGAACAGCACAAGGCGGTCGGGCGACACTTCGGCAAGCTCCACGTGCACCCGATGAACTTCGCACGCAACCAAGACCCCGAGCTGTTGATCGTGAAGACCACCGCCGATTCGCCCTACACCGCAGGTGACGGCTGGCACGCCGACGTGACCTGCGATGCCAACCCACCGTTCGTCTCGGCCCTCTACATCACCGAGACACCCGAGTGCGGTGGCGGCGACACGCTGTACGCCGACATGGCGTTGGCCTACGAACTGCTGTCACCCACGATGCGCAACTTCCTCGAGGGCCTCACTGCGATCCACGACGGTGCCATCCCCTACGTCGGGTCGTACAAGTCGACTCCACCAGAGGGTGGGTATCCCCGCAACGAACATCCGGTCATCGCCCGCCACCCCGTCACCGGACAGAAGCTGCTCTACGTGAACAGCGCGTTCACTTCGCACATCGTCGGGATGCACCGCTGGGAGAGCAAGGCGTTGCTCGAATCGCTCTACGACTTCATCGCCACCACTCCCCGTCTCCATGCCCGTGTCGAATGGCGGCCCAACACGCTGACGCTCTGGGACAACCGTCGCACCCAGCACCACGCAGTGTGGGACTACTACCCGCATTCCCGATACGGCGAACGGGTGTCGGTGCTGTGCGACGAACCGCCAACCGCGGCCGCCACCAACGAAGGGATGACACTCGATGCCCGCTGA
- a CDS encoding LLM class F420-dependent oxidoreductase, with product MPAELTSPIDIGTFGIWSGLVDLHPTSRVLEIVAELDEMGWGCLWRPESTGREPFVSAAMWLSACDRMAVATGIAQTYARHPITTMAAARTLDEAFPGRFLLGLGVSHAPLVEGVRKLDYSTPLKDMAAHLDAMDATPFAGLAREGRPPRVLAALGPKMLALAAEKADGAHPYFTTPDHTVIARNVMGPNKFLAPEQMVVIETDAEVARRIARKNMARYLQLPNYTNNLQRLGFTEADIADVSDRLVDAIVPWGSVDDVVPRIREHLDAGADHVCIQVLVETTEVPVASYRALAEALLG from the coding sequence ATGCCCGCTGAACTCACCAGTCCGATCGACATCGGCACCTTCGGGATCTGGAGCGGGCTCGTCGACCTGCACCCAACGAGTCGAGTGCTCGAAATCGTCGCCGAGCTCGACGAAATGGGATGGGGTTGCCTGTGGCGACCGGAGTCGACCGGAAGAGAGCCCTTCGTGTCGGCGGCGATGTGGCTGTCGGCGTGTGACCGCATGGCGGTCGCAACCGGCATCGCCCAGACCTACGCCCGCCACCCGATCACCACGATGGCGGCCGCCCGTACGCTCGACGAGGCCTTCCCTGGTCGGTTCCTCCTCGGGCTCGGCGTCAGCCACGCGCCGCTGGTCGAGGGCGTCCGCAAGCTCGACTACTCGACACCGCTGAAAGACATGGCGGCGCATCTCGACGCTATGGACGCCACGCCGTTCGCCGGCCTCGCCCGCGAGGGTCGACCGCCACGCGTCCTGGCGGCTCTCGGCCCGAAAATGCTGGCGTTGGCGGCCGAGAAGGCCGACGGTGCCCACCCGTACTTCACGACGCCCGACCACACCGTGATCGCGCGCAACGTGATGGGCCCCAACAAGTTCCTCGCCCCGGAGCAGATGGTGGTCATCGAGACTGACGCCGAGGTGGCCCGGCGCATCGCCCGCAAGAACATGGCCCGCTATCTGCAGCTGCCGAACTACACCAACAATCTGCAACGGCTGGGGTTCACCGAAGCCGACATCGCCGACGTGAGTGACCGGCTCGTCGATGCGATCGTGCCGTGGGGCAGTGTCGACGACGTCGTCCCCCGCATCCGTGAACACCTCGACGCCGGTGCCGACCACGTCTGCATCCAGGTCCTGGTCGAGACGACCGAGGTGCCGGTGGCGTCGTATCGCGCGCTGGCCGAGGCACTGCTCGGCTGA
- a CDS encoding ABC transporter ATP-binding protein, translated as MNHRLAPGTYARVVRFAQPYRRMIAGFLALVVASSLLGAATPLVLKAIIDDGITPGRTDLVVWLSLLVGALAVATAVIEIVQRWLSARIGEGLIADLRSQVFDHVQRMPIGFFSRAETGALVTRLNSDVQGAQQAFTSTLSNVVGNVIGVAATITAMLVLSWQITLLALGLLPLFVLPARWTGDRLSKITRERYRLNGEMGQMMTERFNVSGAMVVKLFGRPDDESAAFAKRTNRVRDIGVTAAMYQRIVMTSLGLLASLAVAMVYGVGGVMAAAGSLGIGTLVALTAYLNRLYGPLTALSNVQVDVMTTMVSFERVFEVLDLEPMIVDAEEPVLVPGGNVAVEFDSVEFRYPNAAEVSLASLEGVARLDHRDSEQVLHGISLRVEPGQTLALVGPSGAGKSTIAGLVSRLYDPTGGSVRIGGIDLRDSTLASVGAAVGVVSQDVHLFHETLASNLRYAKPSATDDDLEAALRAAQIWDVVDRLPDGVDTVVGDRGHRLSGGEKQRIAIARLLLKDPSVVILDEATAHLDANSETLVHAALDQALEGRTSIVIAHRLATVRKADQIAVVDGGRIVELGTHDELVAAEGLYAELCRTQFVAEPLAAA; from the coding sequence ATGAACCATCGGCTCGCGCCCGGCACCTACGCCCGTGTCGTGCGATTCGCCCAGCCCTATCGGCGCATGATCGCGGGCTTCCTTGCACTCGTCGTCGCCTCGTCGTTGTTGGGCGCAGCGACACCACTGGTCCTCAAGGCGATCATTGACGACGGCATCACGCCGGGAAGGACCGACCTCGTCGTGTGGCTGAGCCTTCTCGTCGGTGCGCTCGCCGTTGCCACGGCCGTCATCGAGATCGTGCAGCGTTGGCTGTCGGCCCGGATCGGCGAGGGGCTGATCGCCGATCTCCGCTCGCAGGTGTTCGATCACGTCCAACGCATGCCGATCGGGTTCTTCAGCCGAGCCGAGACCGGAGCGCTCGTCACCCGGCTGAACTCCGACGTGCAGGGCGCACAGCAGGCATTCACCTCGACTCTGTCGAACGTCGTGGGCAACGTCATCGGCGTTGCCGCCACGATCACGGCCATGCTCGTGCTGTCGTGGCAGATCACGTTGCTCGCTCTGGGCCTACTCCCGTTGTTCGTGCTCCCCGCTCGGTGGACCGGCGACCGACTGTCGAAGATCACAAGGGAGCGATATCGGCTCAACGGCGAGATGGGTCAGATGATGACCGAACGGTTCAACGTGTCGGGCGCCATGGTGGTCAAGCTCTTCGGTCGTCCCGATGACGAGTCGGCAGCGTTCGCCAAGCGGACCAATCGAGTCCGAGACATCGGCGTCACCGCTGCCATGTATCAGCGGATCGTCATGACCTCACTCGGGCTCCTTGCCTCGCTCGCCGTCGCCATGGTGTACGGCGTCGGCGGCGTCATGGCGGCCGCCGGGTCGCTCGGCATCGGCACGCTGGTCGCTCTCACCGCCTACCTCAACCGGCTCTACGGCCCGCTCACCGCCCTGTCGAATGTGCAGGTCGACGTCATGACCACGATGGTGAGCTTCGAGCGAGTGTTCGAGGTGCTCGACCTGGAACCGATGATCGTCGACGCCGAGGAGCCGGTGTTGGTTCCGGGCGGCAACGTGGCCGTCGAGTTCGACTCGGTCGAGTTCCGGTATCCCAATGCGGCCGAGGTGTCGCTCGCGTCGCTCGAGGGCGTCGCTCGCCTCGATCATCGTGACAGCGAGCAGGTGCTCCACGGCATCTCGCTCCGGGTCGAGCCCGGGCAGACCCTGGCACTGGTCGGTCCATCGGGCGCCGGCAAGTCCACGATCGCCGGACTGGTCTCGCGTCTCTACGACCCGACCGGTGGCAGTGTGCGCATCGGTGGCATCGACCTACGCGACTCGACGCTCGCCAGCGTCGGGGCCGCCGTCGGTGTCGTGTCGCAGGACGTGCACCTGTTCCACGAAACGTTGGCGTCGAACCTGCGCTACGCGAAGCCTTCGGCGACCGACGACGACCTCGAGGCGGCGCTCCGTGCCGCACAGATCTGGGACGTCGTCGATCGCCTTCCTGACGGTGTCGACACGGTGGTCGGCGATCGGGGTCACCGACTCTCCGGCGGCGAGAAGCAGCGCATCGCTATCGCCCGCCTGCTGTTGAAGGATCCGTCGGTGGTCATCCTCGACGAGGCGACCGCTCACCTGGACGCCAACTCGGAGACACTCGTCCATGCCGCGCTCGATCAAGCCCTGGAAGGTCGCACGTCGATCGTGATCGCCCACCGCTTGGCCACCGTTCGCAAGGCGGATCAGATTGCCGTGGTCGACGGCGGTCGCATCGTCGAACTCGGCACCCACGACGAACTGGTCGCCGCCGAAGGTCTGTACGCCGAGCTGTGTCGGACCCAGTTCGTCGCTGAACCGTTGGCGGCTGCCTGA
- a CDS encoding MarR family transcriptional regulator, with amino-acid sequence MAESIPVSAEIAEHLEHLSRRMRHTARAQFEPLGITPALARALRIIGRAETPIRMSELADRLRVARRSATSVVDELAERGLVERCDDPNDRRAVTVELSEEGRSLMRELRSRRRNAGAALVRGLSSTDQVALLELLRKLDALAPPHHHRA; translated from the coding sequence ATGGCCGAATCTATTCCCGTGAGCGCGGAAATTGCTGAGCACCTCGAACACTTGAGCAGGCGCATGCGCCATACGGCCCGTGCCCAGTTCGAGCCGCTGGGGATCACACCTGCGCTGGCCAGAGCGCTGCGCATCATCGGACGGGCGGAGACACCGATCCGGATGAGCGAACTGGCCGACCGTCTGCGAGTCGCCCGTCGATCGGCCACGTCGGTGGTCGACGAACTCGCCGAACGGGGCCTGGTCGAACGTTGCGATGACCCCAACGATCGTCGTGCAGTGACGGTCGAGCTCAGCGAGGAGGGTCGGTCATTGATGCGAGAGCTACGGTCACGCCGCCGCAACGCCGGCGCAGCGTTGGTTCGAGGGCTCAGCTCGACGGACCAGGTCGCGCTCCTGGAGCTGCTGCGAAAGCTCGATGCACTGGCTCCACCACACCACCACCGGGCTTGA
- a CDS encoding pyridoxal-dependent decarboxylase yields MPGMHTWDESTDLFAHSVIGYAIERLREPKDTRWGAMPAEQLAEALAGCVSPSGVGAHRALAIFRDQLLPACRPMDDPMNLAYVPTAPTNAAAVFDLVVSASSIFGGVWEAGAGAIAAENQALGWLADLAGYPATAGGTFVSGGSAANLSALVTARSAYRERTGSTGRLSIAVTCEAHASVRATANVMDAGLVDVQIDERDRMTGAALRAALAAADEAGVEVFAVAATGGTTNAGAVDELDAIADVCEERGLWLHVDGAYGLAALCAPSARATFAGIERSDSFGLDPHKWLFAPYDCAALVYRQPELATRAHAQHGDYLEEVDRSEWNPSDYAYHLSRRARGLPLWFSLATYGTDAYADAMEATLTTARAFADEVGARPGLELLLEPDLSVVLFRRADLSANDTKAWCETHARAGDYLIVPTRFRGEQCLRVCIVNPRTTMDSLRVILDDLESVPATDL; encoded by the coding sequence ATGCCGGGAATGCATACGTGGGACGAGAGCACGGATCTGTTCGCCCATTCGGTGATCGGCTACGCGATCGAACGACTGCGCGAACCGAAGGACACTCGCTGGGGAGCGATGCCGGCCGAACAGCTGGCCGAGGCCCTGGCCGGGTGTGTGTCGCCGTCGGGTGTCGGCGCTCATCGGGCGTTGGCGATCTTCCGCGACCAGCTGCTGCCGGCGTGTCGTCCGATGGACGACCCGATGAATCTGGCGTATGTCCCCACGGCGCCGACGAATGCGGCGGCCGTGTTCGATCTGGTCGTCAGCGCATCGTCGATCTTCGGTGGCGTGTGGGAGGCCGGGGCGGGTGCGATCGCGGCCGAGAACCAGGCGCTCGGTTGGCTGGCCGACCTGGCCGGCTATCCGGCAACGGCGGGCGGTACGTTCGTGAGTGGTGGATCGGCGGCGAATCTGTCGGCGCTCGTCACGGCTCGTTCGGCCTACCGGGAGCGCACCGGTTCGACCGGGCGGCTCTCGATCGCCGTCACGTGCGAAGCCCACGCATCGGTCCGGGCCACGGCGAACGTGATGGACGCCGGCCTGGTCGACGTGCAGATCGACGAGCGCGACCGGATGACCGGAGCGGCGCTACGAGCTGCCCTCGCCGCGGCTGACGAGGCCGGAGTCGAAGTGTTCGCCGTCGCAGCAACCGGTGGCACGACGAACGCCGGCGCGGTCGACGAACTCGACGCAATCGCCGATGTCTGCGAGGAGCGGGGTCTGTGGCTCCACGTCGATGGCGCCTACGGGCTTGCCGCTCTGTGCGCGCCGTCGGCACGCGCCACGTTCGCCGGGATCGAGCGATCGGACAGTTTCGGACTCGATCCCCACAAGTGGCTGTTCGCTCCCTACGACTGCGCTGCTCTGGTCTACCGCCAACCCGAGTTGGCCACTCGCGCCCACGCCCAACACGGTGACTACCTCGAAGAGGTCGACCGTTCGGAATGGAACCCGTCCGACTACGCCTACCACCTGTCTCGCCGGGCCCGGGGCCTGCCGCTGTGGTTCTCGCTGGCCACCTACGGCACCGACGCCTACGCCGATGCGATGGAGGCCACGCTCACGACTGCCCGGGCGTTTGCCGACGAGGTCGGAGCTCGACCCGGTCTCGAGCTGTTGCTCGAACCCGACCTCTCGGTCGTGCTCTTCCGCCGTGCCGACTTGTCGGCGAACGACACCAAGGCGTGGTGCGAGACGCACGCCCGTGCTGGTGACTACCTGATCGTCCCGACTCGCTTCAGGGGTGAGCAGTGCCTGCGGGTATGCATCGTCAATCCACGAACGACCATGGACAGCCTTCGGGTCATTCTCGACGATCTCGAGTCGGTGCCGGCGACCGACCTCTGA
- a CDS encoding glutamine synthetase family protein, whose amino-acid sequence MQLDDLARHIDDGTIDTVVVAFTDHYGRLLGKRLDARFFAEHIAEGAHACDYLLTVDMEMEPVPGYASATWEKGYGDFHLVPDLTTLRLAAWADRTAMVLCDVHDDVAHHHVSVAPRSILRAQVERAARAGFETACASELEFFLFRSSYREAQMRGYRELEAAGWYVEDYHLLQSARVEDVMGPARRVLSASGIPIESTKGEAAVGQHELNVRYGDALTMADHHSVMKHGLKVLADSLGVSVSFMAKPDASQPGSSCHLHLSLWADGRNAFADPSRPDGRGDAFRWFLGGWMQHTPALMVCYAPTINSYKRFQSASWAPTRVAWSTDNRTVGFRVVGDGRAGDGSSLRIECRIPGADVNPYLAFAAALASGLDGIEQQIEPPPEFSGDAYVDDGLPSLPATLHEAAERFGSSDDARRLLGDDVVDHYHHFARSEIAAFDRSVTDWEMRRYFERI is encoded by the coding sequence ATGCAACTCGACGATCTCGCCAGGCACATCGACGACGGGACGATCGACACCGTCGTGGTGGCGTTCACCGATCACTACGGCCGGCTGCTGGGCAAGCGGCTCGATGCTCGCTTCTTCGCCGAGCACATCGCCGAGGGCGCACACGCGTGCGACTATCTGCTCACCGTCGACATGGAGATGGAGCCGGTGCCGGGCTACGCATCGGCGACGTGGGAGAAGGGCTACGGCGACTTCCACCTCGTGCCCGACCTCACCACGCTTCGCCTCGCCGCTTGGGCTGATCGCACGGCAATGGTGCTGTGCGATGTGCACGACGACGTGGCTCATCACCACGTGTCCGTGGCGCCCCGGTCGATCTTGCGGGCGCAAGTCGAGCGAGCGGCGAGGGCCGGCTTCGAAACGGCCTGCGCGTCGGAGCTCGAGTTCTTCCTGTTTCGCTCGAGCTATCGCGAGGCGCAGATGCGTGGGTATCGCGAGCTCGAAGCAGCCGGTTGGTACGTCGAAGATTACCACCTCCTGCAAAGCGCTCGGGTGGAAGACGTGATGGGCCCGGCGCGGCGAGTGCTGTCGGCCTCGGGCATTCCGATCGAGAGCACCAAAGGCGAGGCAGCCGTCGGTCAGCACGAACTGAACGTTCGCTACGGCGACGCGCTGACGATGGCCGACCACCACAGTGTGATGAAGCACGGGCTCAAGGTGCTGGCCGATTCCCTCGGCGTGAGCGTCTCGTTCATGGCCAAGCCCGACGCCTCCCAGCCGGGGAGCAGCTGCCATCTCCACCTCAGCCTCTGGGCCGACGGTCGCAACGCGTTCGCGGATCCTTCCCGGCCGGATGGCCGCGGTGATGCGTTCCGCTGGTTCCTGGGTGGCTGGATGCAGCACACGCCGGCGTTGATGGTCTGTTACGCCCCGACGATCAACTCCTACAAGCGATTCCAGTCGGCGTCGTGGGCGCCGACGCGCGTCGCCTGGTCGACCGACAATCGCACGGTCGGGTTCCGGGTCGTCGGTGACGGCCGGGCCGGTGACGGTTCGTCGCTTCGTATCGAATGTCGGATTCCGGGCGCCGACGTGAATCCGTATCTGGCGTTCGCCGCTGCACTCGCCAGCGGACTCGACGGCATCGAGCAGCAGATCGAACCGCCGCCGGAGTTCAGCGGCGACGCCTACGTCGACGACGGCCTTCCCTCGCTCCCGGCCACGCTGCACGAGGCTGCCGAGCGCTTCGGGTCGAGCGACGACGCCCGTCGGCTGCTCGGCGACGATGTGGTCGACCACTATCACCACTTCGCCCGCTCCGAGATCGCCGCCTTCGACCGCAGCGTCACCGACTGGGAGATGCGCCGCTACTTCGAGCGCATCTGA
- a CDS encoding TauD/TfdA family dioxygenase, with protein MGETTLHIEPIDASFGAYIHDIQLAHVTDAIWPALREAWVEYGLLVFHDQTLSKAEQDDFARRFGPLEFGAAAISNLDKDDRIHADPADDLVKSLRGNEGWHHDSTYMPVQAMGAVFSAEIVPPSGSSTGFADMRAAYDALDEATKGQLVDLQAHHSLEYSQGRAGYLPSPNNEGGYSFYGYHGGTVPLRPMVKIHPDTGLPNLCVGRHAHNVVGMDPAESEQFVDSINERAVQPQWMHYHHWSPGDVVVWDNRRLMHCAVPFDLTEPRRMWHTRIAGNPVTELALNYDSPEITTAS; from the coding sequence ATGGGGGAAACGACATTGCACATCGAGCCGATCGACGCGTCGTTCGGCGCCTACATCCACGACATCCAACTGGCGCACGTCACCGACGCCATCTGGCCTGCGCTGCGTGAAGCGTGGGTCGAGTACGGCCTGCTCGTCTTCCACGATCAGACCCTGAGCAAAGCCGAGCAGGACGACTTCGCCCGTCGCTTCGGTCCGCTCGAGTTCGGCGCCGCCGCCATCTCGAACCTCGACAAGGACGACAGAATCCACGCCGATCCGGCCGACGATCTGGTCAAGTCGCTGCGAGGCAACGAGGGCTGGCACCACGACAGCACCTACATGCCGGTGCAGGCGATGGGCGCGGTGTTCAGTGCCGAGATCGTCCCGCCGTCGGGCTCCTCCACCGGATTCGCCGACATGCGCGCCGCCTACGACGCGCTCGACGAGGCGACCAAGGGCCAACTCGTCGACCTCCAGGCGCATCACTCGCTCGAGTACAGCCAGGGCCGCGCCGGCTACCTGCCATCGCCGAACAACGAGGGCGGCTACTCGTTCTACGGCTACCACGGTGGGACGGTCCCGCTCCGCCCGATGGTGAAGATCCATCCCGACACCGGCCTGCCGAATCTCTGCGTCGGCCGCCATGCCCACAACGTGGTGGGAATGGACCCGGCCGAGTCCGAGCAGTTCGTCGACTCGATCAACGAGCGTGCGGTGCAGCCGCAGTGGATGCACTACCACCACTGGTCACCGGGCGATGTCGTCGTGTGGGACAACCGTCGCCTCATGCACTGCGCGGTGCCCTTCGACCTGACCGAACCCCGACGCATGTGGCACACCCGCATCGCCGGCAACCCGGTCACCGAGCTCGCCCTCAACTACGACTCGCCCGAGATCACCACCGCCTCTTGA
- a CDS encoding metalloregulator ArsR/SmtB family transcription factor produces MQIFAAVAEPNRREILDLLRDGEQPAGAIVDTIGLSQPTVSQHLKVLREAGLVTVRADANRRLYRLQPAALLEIDAWLEPFRQLWSNRLDALERHLDSQADDRGAHNLDQHNLDPTDTTRHTKDQP; encoded by the coding sequence ATGCAGATATTCGCCGCGGTGGCCGAGCCCAATCGACGGGAGATCCTCGACCTCCTGCGAGACGGCGAACAACCGGCCGGAGCGATCGTCGACACGATCGGGTTGTCCCAGCCCACGGTGTCGCAGCACCTCAAGGTCTTGCGCGAAGCGGGGCTCGTCACCGTGCGGGCCGATGCCAATCGACGGCTCTACCGACTCCAGCCTGCGGCCTTGCTGGAGATCGACGCCTGGCTCGAACCGTTCCGCCAGCTCTGGTCGAACCGACTGGACGCCCTCGAGCGCCACCTCGATTCCCAGGCTGACGACCGCGGCGCACACAACCTCGACCAACACAACCTCGACCCAACCGACACGACACGACACACGAAGGATCAACCATGA
- a CDS encoding SRPBCC family protein → MTDPRHPLGTVRRDESGTYLQFERHLSHGPERVWRALTESDQLRHWMPCDIIGDRAPGAELVVPFWDDVAQKYQIDEPTLTGRIITWEPFTRFAWEWDDELISYDLAPNDGGTILTLVVRLGSKSPGAELVLAGYHVCLDQLCELVETDAPPPFIDADPSGYEQLYTAQLSGS, encoded by the coding sequence ATGACCGACCCACGACACCCGCTCGGCACCGTCCGCCGAGACGAGTCCGGCACCTACCTCCAGTTCGAACGACACCTGTCGCACGGACCAGAACGGGTGTGGCGAGCATTGACCGAGAGCGACCAGCTCCGGCACTGGATGCCGTGCGACATCATCGGCGACCGAGCACCGGGCGCCGAGCTCGTCGTGCCGTTCTGGGACGATGTCGCCCAGAAGTACCAGATCGACGAGCCAACCCTCACCGGCCGCATCATCACCTGGGAACCGTTCACCCGCTTCGCCTGGGAGTGGGACGACGAGCTGATCTCCTACGACCTCGCGCCGAACGACGGCGGCACCATCCTGACCCTCGTTGTCCGGCTCGGCAGCAAGAGCCCGGGCGCCGAACTCGTGCTCGCTGGCTACCACGTGTGCCTCGACCAGCTCTGCGAACTGGTCGAGACCGACGCACCGCCACCGTTCATCGACGCCGATCCCTCCGGCTACGAGCAGCTCTACACCGCCCAGCTCAGCGGGAGCTGA